One segment of Candidatus Nitrospira nitrosa DNA contains the following:
- a CDS encoding FkbM family methyltransferase, with product MNTLLIRARSVARKLGILSQLKAVHSVFHRGYEEYFDTALLTHIQPGDVVWDIGANLGLYTEKFLEKVGSGGAVVAFEPVSDCFDVLRSKFTGKTNVTLEPLALSSSNGIGTMKLAADPLGATHQLVDQAHPSSEEAAQVTIVTADSYAARSRTVPDVIKIDVEGFEYEVFKGMKALLTEPKLRGLFCEMHFALLESRGQMFAPVEIERLLTRAGFEVTYTDSSHIQAIRST from the coding sequence ATGAACACTCTGCTTATCCGTGCGCGATCGGTTGCTAGGAAGCTGGGCATCTTATCTCAGCTGAAGGCCGTCCATTCCGTGTTTCATCGTGGGTACGAAGAGTATTTCGATACCGCGCTTCTTACTCATATTCAGCCAGGTGATGTCGTGTGGGATATTGGGGCAAATCTTGGTCTGTACACCGAAAAGTTCTTGGAGAAGGTGGGAAGCGGAGGGGCCGTTGTCGCGTTTGAGCCAGTGTCGGATTGTTTCGATGTGCTCCGCTCCAAGTTCACTGGGAAGACCAACGTGACGCTGGAGCCTCTTGCGCTATCTTCAAGCAATGGGATAGGGACGATGAAGCTTGCCGCAGATCCGCTCGGTGCCACACACCAATTGGTCGACCAGGCGCATCCAAGTTCCGAGGAGGCCGCTCAGGTCACGATTGTGACGGCTGACAGCTATGCGGCGCGTAGCCGGACTGTCCCGGATGTCATCAAAATTGATGTCGAAGGCTTTGAGTACGAGGTGTTCAAAGGCATGAAGGCGTTGCTCACGGAGCCAAAATTGAGAGGGCTGTTCTGTGAGATGCATTTTGCATTACTCGAAAGCCGGGGCCAGATGTTCGCTCCTGTTGAGATTGAACGGCTGCTCACTCGTGCGGGGTTTGAGGTGACATATACGGATAGCTCCCATATTCAGGCGATTCGATCGACCTAG
- a CDS encoding glycosyltransferase family 2 protein, whose product MNLSILILTLNEECNLADCIRSVSEADDIVVLDSFSSDRTVAIATEMGVRVIQRRFDNYAAQRNAGLNETSYKHPWVLMVDADERVTPELWAEMRRAIATAEPTVSMFHMRRKDYWFRQWIRRSSGYPTWFGRLVRVGHVTVEREINEQYVAHGESRFLSEHLVHYPFNKKVAYWFERHNRYSSMEANALAGERREKIAIRGLWSTTPIVRRKTMKQIAYRLPGRPLLVFLYLCVVRGGFLDGLAGLRYCILRAIYEYMIDLKVKEQVEERNVQESREQNHLHQSILLPRSFRDESAPKRPRV is encoded by the coding sequence ATGAACCTGTCTATTCTCATCCTGACGCTGAACGAAGAATGCAACCTTGCCGATTGTATCCGGTCGGTGAGCGAGGCAGACGACATCGTCGTTCTGGATTCTTTCAGCAGCGACCGGACGGTCGCGATCGCAACGGAAATGGGCGTACGCGTGATTCAGCGACGGTTCGACAATTACGCGGCCCAAAGAAATGCCGGGTTGAATGAGACCTCGTACAAGCATCCGTGGGTTCTCATGGTCGATGCCGACGAACGGGTCACCCCCGAGCTCTGGGCGGAGATGCGAAGGGCTATAGCGACCGCTGAACCGACGGTCAGTATGTTCCATATGAGGCGAAAGGACTATTGGTTTAGGCAGTGGATTCGACGGAGCAGCGGCTATCCGACCTGGTTCGGTAGATTGGTTCGTGTCGGGCATGTGACGGTCGAGCGGGAGATCAATGAGCAGTACGTCGCGCATGGGGAGTCAAGATTTTTGAGCGAGCATCTAGTGCATTACCCGTTCAACAAGAAAGTCGCCTATTGGTTTGAACGTCATAACCGATACTCGTCGATGGAGGCCAACGCGCTTGCCGGAGAGCGACGGGAGAAGATTGCGATTCGGGGACTGTGGTCGACCACTCCGATCGTGCGCCGGAAAACCATGAAGCAGATTGCCTACCGACTGCCAGGGCGTCCGCTCTTGGTATTCCTGTACCTCTGCGTGGTGCGGGGAGGCTTTTTGGATGGTCTTGCGGGATTGCGGTATTGCATCCTCCGGGCGATCTACGAATACATGATCGATCTCAAGGTGAAGGAACAAGTGGAGGAGCGGAATGTCCAGGAATCTCGCGAGCAAAATCATCTTCATCAATCGATACTTCTACCCCGATCATTCCGCGACGAGTCAGCTCCTAAGCGACCTCGCGTTTGA
- a CDS encoding glycosyltransferase family 4 protein, which produces MSRNLASKIIFINRYFYPDHSATSQLLSDLAFDLASRGQEIHVITGCQLYGDPHAALCAEELIRGVHVHRVPTSRFGRDNLWGRAADYLTFYLGATWRLLRLIGQGDTVVAKTDPPMMSVPASWAVKLKGGVLVNWVQDLFPEVATSLDVHGLRFAAPMLKRLRNHSLRSGRTNVVLGEVMAERLREEGIPSDQITIIENWADGDAIQPIRRQDNPLLHEWGLDDKFVLGYSGNMGRVHEFKTMIDAAERLKVVDEIAFVFIGDGMARRWLESEAAGRGLTNVQFYPYQSADRLQWSLSVPDVHFVSLRPTLEGLIVPSKFYGIAAAGRPIIHIGDPDGEIARILDRERCGWSFCIGEVEALAACILRLYRHKMEVIDAGLCARRAFDRKYSRGHALDSWRVLLNSAPGHLASVNVEAVIEQPVGGKRS; this is translated from the coding sequence ATGTCCAGGAATCTCGCGAGCAAAATCATCTTCATCAATCGATACTTCTACCCCGATCATTCCGCGACGAGTCAGCTCCTAAGCGACCTCGCGTTTGATCTTGCCTCTCGTGGTCAGGAAATTCATGTCATCACCGGCTGTCAGTTGTACGGCGACCCTCACGCGGCGCTTTGCGCTGAGGAGTTGATCCGTGGCGTGCATGTGCATCGCGTGCCCACGTCGCGGTTTGGGCGGGACAATCTCTGGGGGCGAGCAGCCGATTATCTGACGTTTTATCTTGGCGCGACCTGGCGGCTTCTTCGACTGATAGGCCAAGGAGACACCGTGGTGGCCAAGACCGATCCACCGATGATGTCGGTTCCCGCTTCGTGGGCGGTCAAGCTCAAGGGAGGGGTGCTGGTCAATTGGGTGCAAGATTTGTTTCCGGAAGTCGCCACCTCTCTGGATGTGCATGGGCTACGATTCGCGGCTCCGATGCTCAAGCGGCTGCGCAATCACTCCTTGCGATCGGGCCGAACCAATGTGGTCTTGGGTGAGGTGATGGCTGAGCGTCTCCGTGAAGAGGGTATTCCCTCCGATCAGATCACGATCATCGAAAATTGGGCGGATGGTGATGCCATCCAGCCTATCCGGCGACAGGACAATCCCCTTCTCCATGAGTGGGGTCTCGATGATAAGTTCGTACTCGGGTATTCCGGAAACATGGGCCGCGTTCATGAATTCAAGACCATGATCGACGCGGCGGAGCGGCTGAAGGTCGTGGATGAAATAGCCTTTGTGTTTATCGGCGACGGCATGGCCAGACGATGGCTCGAGTCGGAGGCGGCGGGGCGGGGTTTGACGAATGTGCAGTTTTATCCATACCAATCTGCCGATCGATTGCAGTGGAGTTTGAGCGTTCCTGACGTACATTTCGTGTCGCTGCGGCCGACCCTCGAGGGACTCATCGTGCCGAGCAAGTTCTACGGAATCGCGGCGGCGGGACGACCGATCATCCACATCGGCGATCCCGATGGAGAGATCGCCCGCATCCTTGACCGTGAACGCTGTGGGTGGAGTTTCTGTATCGGTGAGGTCGAGGCACTGGCTGCCTGCATTCTCAGGCTGTACCGCCACAAGATGGAGGTCATTGACGCAGGGCTCTGTGCGCGGCGGGCATTCGACCGGAAGTATTCACGTGGGCATGCGCTCGATAGTTGGCGTGTGCTGTTGAACTCGGCTCCGGGCCATCTTGCTTCCGTGAATGTCGAAGCGGTCATAGAGCAGCCGGTTGGTGGAAAAAGATCGTGA
- the xrtD gene encoding VPLPA-CTERM-specific exosortase XrtD, producing MNTQPTVLGQSLPSPSEPPLIHSSMRNNASLPWMILAVIVTVLGYLYADSLRFLGESWLEDNNSHGPFIPLIVLYMIWLRWPTLHVIEHRGSWWGLSIVGIGLCIYAVGQFAAMHAVVHLSLWLVIVGLLGSAIGLAGLRRLTFPLLYLLAAVPLPVFLQYELSSKLQLWSSTLGVGFLHAIGVTAYREGNVIDLGPTQLQVVEACSGLRYLFPLMALTLLMAYLYRESFWKRAVLVLSSIPISILLNGFRIGVIGILVGFYGQAAAEGFTHFFEGWIFFVASLVLLCGEMWIFARVGSAGPRRSFADLIGLPAAGGAMPPALTQPAAAISFPPLFVASGLLAVAIVAAPTINPEEFPPPPSRHQLVDFPLRLGGWTGVNAPMERQYLDALALDDYVMADYTAADRRPVNVYVAYYLSPKKGRSSHSPKQCIPGGGWEITSFEPTRMEHVSEIKPGQEINRVVVQKDGYKQIVYYWFKQRDRWITSEYLVKFFLFWDSLTRHRADGALVRLSSSVHPGENEAIVDERLQTMVGLVTPLLGRYVPD from the coding sequence ATGAATACTCAACCTACGGTTCTCGGGCAATCGCTGCCGTCCCCCTCCGAACCGCCTTTGATTCACTCGTCCATGCGGAACAACGCATCTTTGCCCTGGATGATTCTTGCCGTGATCGTGACGGTCCTCGGCTATCTCTATGCCGATAGTCTGCGATTCTTGGGAGAGTCATGGTTGGAAGACAACAACAGCCATGGGCCGTTCATTCCGTTGATCGTGCTGTACATGATTTGGCTGCGCTGGCCGACACTCCATGTCATTGAGCATCGGGGTTCGTGGTGGGGCCTCTCCATTGTAGGTATCGGGCTGTGCATATATGCGGTCGGTCAGTTTGCCGCCATGCACGCAGTCGTGCATCTCTCGCTCTGGCTGGTGATCGTCGGATTGCTGGGCTCTGCGATCGGTCTGGCCGGCCTTCGTCGGCTCACGTTTCCGTTGTTGTACTTGCTTGCAGCCGTTCCGCTTCCGGTCTTTCTGCAATATGAGCTATCGAGCAAACTTCAACTGTGGTCGTCGACCCTGGGCGTCGGGTTTCTTCATGCGATCGGGGTGACAGCCTATCGGGAAGGGAACGTGATCGATCTTGGGCCGACGCAACTTCAAGTCGTCGAGGCTTGCAGCGGTCTGCGGTATCTCTTTCCGCTCATGGCGCTGACGTTACTCATGGCCTATCTCTACCGCGAATCATTTTGGAAGCGGGCCGTGCTCGTCTTGTCCAGCATACCGATCTCGATTCTGCTGAACGGCTTTCGAATCGGTGTCATCGGTATCCTGGTGGGATTCTACGGGCAAGCGGCAGCCGAAGGGTTTACCCATTTTTTTGAAGGGTGGATTTTCTTTGTGGCGAGTCTCGTCTTGCTGTGTGGTGAAATGTGGATCTTTGCGAGAGTCGGTTCGGCCGGACCTCGCCGTTCGTTCGCCGATTTGATCGGTCTGCCGGCTGCCGGCGGTGCCATGCCACCCGCTCTCACTCAACCGGCTGCGGCCATTTCTTTTCCACCCCTGTTCGTCGCGAGCGGGTTGCTTGCTGTGGCGATCGTCGCCGCTCCCACCATCAATCCCGAGGAGTTTCCTCCTCCACCAAGTCGCCACCAGTTGGTCGATTTTCCATTGCGGCTTGGAGGGTGGACGGGAGTCAATGCTCCGATGGAGCGACAATATCTCGATGCGTTGGCGTTGGACGATTATGTGATGGCGGATTACACGGCCGCCGATCGCCGCCCGGTCAATGTGTACGTAGCGTACTATCTCTCTCCGAAGAAAGGTCGTTCTTCGCATTCACCGAAACAATGCATTCCGGGGGGCGGATGGGAAATCACGTCCTTCGAACCGACACGGATGGAGCATGTGTCGGAGATCAAACCGGGCCAAGAGATCAATCGCGTCGTCGTGCAGAAAGATGGGTATAAGCAGATCGTCTACTACTGGTTCAAGCAGCGCGATCGATGGATTACGAGCGAATATCTCGTGAAGTTTTTCCTCTTTTGGGATTCCTTGACCAGGCATCGCGCCGATGGAGCACTCGTGCGGTTGTCCTCGTCGGTACATCCCGGAGAAAACGAAGCCATCGTCGATGAACGGCTCCAGACGATGGTCGGTTTGGTCACACCGTTGTTGGGTCGATACGTTCCCGATTGA
- a CDS encoding glycosyltransferase family 4 protein: MGSALFLSFIGSLVICMALIPVLSTSASRLSFIDSPRERHVHAEPMAKVGGIAFAFATFIAVLVWAPKDSFLLSSLLGGAVILFFGIWDDRADLHYRIKFAGQVLAALAAIGIAGVHLSSVPFFDEVMLPAWVALPLTLLVIVAVTNAVNLSDGLDGLAGGLSLISFIGLAYLAYQVNEPLLILLIVSILGGLLGFLRFNTYPARVFMGDAGSQFLGYYLAVAALMLIDAHRAAYSPLLVLFIWGVPLLDMVGVMGQRVLEGRSPFVGDRNHIHHRLLSFGLNHGQAVTTIYLVHGLMVSCAYFLRWQSDVLLLTMYLAFAGAVLFVFAQPPGGIRAHGASPVTQAPRVIMSNMSRTRMKREWPLNLLYVTVPCYLAWAVTVPKEIPSDGGAIAVGLAVIVIGALLSRSAIAWVVRAALYIGSMCLLYYGEAFPRTSVTTWLTPTNMVMVILAVLVFLAIRWAGDGQFQTTPLDHLIGFLAVAMPFLPEMTIGDVSVGPLMAKAVVLFFAFELLLYLRSSAAIRLGLVSLVILTGIMWRAWWS, translated from the coding sequence ATGGGTTCGGCATTGTTCCTAAGCTTTATCGGGTCTCTCGTCATCTGCATGGCGCTCATCCCGGTCTTATCCACGTCGGCAAGCCGTTTGAGCTTCATCGATTCGCCGCGAGAGCGGCATGTGCATGCTGAGCCCATGGCCAAGGTAGGAGGAATTGCTTTTGCTTTTGCGACGTTCATCGCGGTTCTGGTCTGGGCTCCGAAAGATTCGTTTCTCCTTTCCAGTCTCCTGGGCGGTGCCGTCATCCTGTTCTTCGGGATATGGGACGATCGGGCCGATCTGCATTATCGAATCAAGTTCGCGGGACAAGTACTGGCTGCCCTGGCCGCCATAGGCATCGCCGGTGTCCACTTGTCTTCGGTCCCATTCTTCGATGAGGTAATGCTTCCCGCCTGGGTGGCTCTCCCGCTGACCTTGCTCGTCATCGTTGCAGTGACGAATGCCGTCAATCTCTCCGATGGCCTGGATGGGTTGGCCGGAGGGTTGTCGCTTATCAGTTTCATCGGGTTGGCCTACCTCGCTTATCAGGTCAACGAGCCGCTGCTCATTCTCTTGATCGTGTCCATTCTCGGAGGCCTGCTGGGTTTTCTTCGATTCAACACGTACCCCGCGCGCGTCTTTATGGGCGACGCAGGCAGTCAATTTCTCGGCTACTACCTGGCCGTCGCCGCGCTCATGCTGATCGATGCCCACCGCGCGGCCTATAGTCCCTTGCTGGTTCTGTTCATTTGGGGAGTTCCGTTGCTCGATATGGTCGGTGTCATGGGGCAGCGGGTGCTGGAAGGGCGGTCCCCGTTTGTCGGCGATCGAAACCATATCCATCATCGACTTCTGTCTTTTGGCTTGAATCATGGTCAAGCTGTCACGACCATTTATCTCGTGCATGGTCTCATGGTGAGCTGCGCCTATTTCCTACGATGGCAGTCCGATGTGTTGCTCCTGACGATGTATCTTGCGTTTGCGGGTGCCGTCCTGTTCGTCTTTGCCCAGCCGCCTGGAGGGATAAGAGCGCACGGTGCATCGCCGGTGACCCAAGCGCCTCGAGTGATCATGAGCAACATGTCGAGGACTCGGATGAAACGCGAGTGGCCGCTCAATCTCCTCTACGTGACCGTACCATGTTATCTGGCCTGGGCGGTGACGGTCCCAAAGGAAATTCCGTCTGACGGAGGAGCGATTGCGGTTGGGTTAGCGGTCATCGTGATTGGCGCACTGCTGAGTCGTTCCGCGATTGCATGGGTGGTGCGTGCGGCGCTCTACATTGGGTCCATGTGCCTTCTGTATTACGGAGAGGCATTCCCACGTACGAGCGTCACGACGTGGCTGACACCTACGAATATGGTGATGGTGATCTTGGCCGTGCTGGTCTTCCTCGCGATTCGATGGGCGGGGGACGGCCAATTTCAAACCACTCCACTCGATCACTTGATCGGGTTCTTGGCCGTTGCGATGCCGTTTCTACCGGAGATGACCATCGGCGATGTGTCCGTCGGTCCGCTCATGGCAAAAGCCGTCGTGTTGTTTTTTGCGTTTGAGTTACTGCTGTATCTGCGGTCGTCTGCGGCCATACGACTGGGACTAGTTTCCCTGGTGATATTGACCGGAATCATGTGGCGAGCCTGGTGGTCATGA
- a CDS encoding tetratricopeptide repeat protein has product MKRYAVLWMVALLVGGLVACGGPEERKEKYRLRAQDYFQQGDYAKARVELRNVLQIDPKDVDAYLLYAQVEEKERNYRNAAGAYQQVIELSPGHDRAMVKLAKYYLEFRALEQAGKLADQLLTGRPEHAQARAIKIAIVALGGNLNGAVTQAEQLVTDAPTEIDAVLLMASLYTSTQRPAEAMPHLRRALGANPSNLELLDAVATTSMKLGKLADAESTFEQIAKLEPTILSHRLRQVAFYDQQQQYDKAEAILQEAIRLNPEDEQRRMAQVDYIARRRGVEQAEAVLQQAKKELPHAGKLWFALGRLYESTKRGDKAREVYRDIQKEFAGKPEASEAQVKLAGMDWGAGKTEDAERQIEAVLKDNPRSTDALMLRGQIALKRGKGQDAVLDFRSILKDQPELVEGHVLLARAYLLTGEQSLARESLDRAVALKPSMTEAHTLLVGLDAAAGQLKEAKQRLDLLITQDPNNVALLGMQFQLQLQEKDWGKSHDTLKQLRRAGANEALASLAEGHVALGQQQWDAAESAYNKAAQQHPTAPEPLLALVQLDMRRGRPVHAQKRLEGVLAKFPDHPYADGFLGELLLTKGDPASAVAHFEAATRLNPKWTTPWVHLARARFGQKQVGEGDAALLKGLEANPKHEQLRLMLALSLTAQRRHDEAITQYETVLKHAPGSLLAANNLAVALVDHKGDAQSLERALALSRGFESQKPNPYLLDTLGWAYYKSGNGVDAVRILQKATTLVPEHPILNYHLGSAYAKAGQRAEAVAHLKKALASSTVFDWTDTAKTLLGEVS; this is encoded by the coding sequence ATGAAGCGATATGCGGTGCTGTGGATGGTGGCACTTCTGGTGGGTGGCCTCGTCGCCTGTGGCGGGCCGGAAGAGCGCAAGGAGAAATACCGCCTTCGCGCGCAGGACTATTTTCAGCAGGGAGATTATGCGAAAGCGCGAGTTGAACTCAGAAATGTGCTGCAAATCGATCCCAAGGATGTCGATGCCTATTTGCTCTATGCCCAAGTGGAAGAGAAAGAGCGTAACTATCGAAATGCCGCGGGAGCCTATCAACAGGTGATCGAATTGAGTCCGGGGCATGACCGGGCGATGGTCAAGCTCGCGAAGTACTATCTTGAGTTTCGTGCGCTTGAACAGGCGGGAAAACTTGCAGACCAACTGCTCACCGGCCGACCGGAGCATGCCCAGGCTCGGGCCATCAAGATCGCGATCGTCGCCCTAGGGGGAAACCTGAACGGGGCCGTGACGCAGGCCGAACAGCTCGTCACCGACGCTCCGACGGAAATTGATGCGGTCCTCCTCATGGCTTCGCTCTACACCTCGACTCAACGTCCGGCGGAAGCGATGCCCCATCTACGCCGTGCGCTCGGGGCGAATCCGAGCAACCTCGAACTGCTGGATGCCGTGGCGACCACATCGATGAAGCTGGGGAAGCTCGCGGATGCCGAGTCGACGTTTGAGCAGATCGCCAAACTGGAACCGACGATCCTCAGTCACCGACTGCGACAAGTGGCGTTTTATGACCAACAGCAGCAGTACGACAAGGCCGAAGCGATTCTGCAGGAAGCCATTCGACTGAACCCGGAGGATGAACAGCGACGGATGGCACAGGTGGACTACATCGCCCGTCGTCGTGGCGTCGAACAGGCTGAAGCCGTGCTCCAACAAGCGAAGAAAGAGCTGCCACATGCCGGGAAGCTATGGTTCGCACTCGGACGTCTCTACGAATCGACCAAGCGGGGTGACAAGGCGCGTGAGGTGTATCGCGACATTCAGAAAGAGTTCGCCGGCAAACCGGAAGCATCGGAAGCTCAGGTGAAGTTGGCGGGGATGGATTGGGGGGCCGGAAAGACTGAAGACGCCGAGCGGCAGATCGAGGCGGTCTTGAAAGACAATCCTCGCTCCACGGATGCCCTGATGCTGCGTGGACAGATAGCCCTCAAGCGCGGCAAGGGCCAAGACGCCGTGCTCGACTTTCGCTCCATCCTGAAGGATCAGCCGGAATTAGTGGAGGGCCATGTGCTGCTGGCAAGAGCCTATCTGCTCACCGGTGAGCAATCGCTGGCCCGCGAGAGCCTGGATCGGGCGGTGGCCTTGAAGCCTTCGATGACAGAGGCGCACACCTTGTTGGTGGGGTTGGATGCCGCAGCGGGCCAGCTCAAAGAAGCCAAGCAGCGACTGGATCTGTTGATCACCCAGGACCCCAACAATGTGGCGTTGCTCGGGATGCAGTTTCAACTGCAGTTGCAAGAAAAGGATTGGGGTAAGAGTCATGATACGTTGAAGCAGTTGCGTCGGGCCGGAGCGAACGAAGCGCTTGCCAGCCTGGCCGAGGGACACGTTGCCCTCGGCCAGCAGCAGTGGGATGCCGCGGAGAGTGCCTATAACAAGGCGGCGCAGCAACATCCGACGGCACCGGAACCGCTGTTGGCGCTGGTGCAGTTGGATATGCGACGTGGGCGGCCGGTGCATGCACAGAAACGCTTGGAGGGCGTGTTGGCCAAATTCCCGGACCATCCGTACGCCGATGGCTTCCTCGGCGAACTGTTGCTGACAAAGGGAGATCCGGCGTCAGCGGTGGCGCATTTTGAGGCCGCGACCCGTCTCAATCCCAAGTGGACGACTCCGTGGGTCCACCTGGCGCGGGCTCGATTCGGTCAAAAGCAGGTGGGTGAAGGCGATGCGGCGCTGTTAAAAGGACTGGAAGCTAATCCCAAACATGAGCAGCTACGATTGATGTTGGCCTTAAGCCTCACGGCACAGCGTCGTCATGATGAAGCCATTACTCAATACGAGACCGTGCTGAAGCATGCTCCCGGATCACTCTTGGCGGCGAACAATCTTGCCGTCGCCCTGGTCGATCACAAGGGGGATGCGCAGAGCTTGGAACGTGCGTTGGCGTTGAGTCGTGGATTCGAGTCACAGAAGCCGAATCCTTACCTCCTCGACACGCTGGGATGGGCCTACTATAAGTCCGGAAACGGCGTGGATGCGGTTCGTATTCTCCAGAAGGCTACGACGCTGGTTCCTGAACATCCAATTCTGAATTATCACCTCGGTTCCGCCTATGCCAAAGCCGGCCAGCGTGCCGAAGCCGTCGCGCATCTCAAGAAAGCGCTGGCATCCAGCACGGTGTTTGATTGGACTGATACGGCGAAGACGTTGCTCGGAGAGGTCTCTTGA
- a CDS encoding polysaccharide biosynthesis/export family protein — MNTPREEQSNIRWKGLAVFIGCVFLWTVSPITVRAAEPISGEPMNAEPSYLLGPEDVLKVAVWKDDQLTQEMVVRPDGMISFPLIGEVTAAGRTAEDVRLDVTKRLMKYLPTPNVTVTVLKVQSYRIYVLGRVLKPGEYQAGHHTDVLQALSMAGGLTPYAAENDIKIIRRQQGGEELVFPFRYGDARKGRELHQNIVLQRGDVVMVP, encoded by the coding sequence ATGAACACACCACGAGAAGAACAGTCCAACATTCGATGGAAGGGGCTGGCGGTGTTCATCGGATGTGTCTTTCTCTGGACCGTGAGTCCGATCACGGTCCGCGCAGCGGAGCCGATCAGTGGAGAGCCGATGAATGCAGAGCCGTCTTATCTCCTCGGCCCGGAAGATGTACTGAAGGTTGCAGTGTGGAAGGATGACCAATTGACGCAGGAGATGGTCGTGAGGCCGGATGGGATGATTTCCTTCCCGTTGATCGGGGAGGTCACGGCCGCAGGGCGAACAGCCGAAGACGTGCGTTTGGACGTTACGAAGCGGCTGATGAAATATCTTCCGACGCCGAACGTGACAGTGACGGTGCTCAAGGTACAGAGCTATCGCATCTATGTGTTGGGACGGGTGCTTAAACCGGGAGAGTATCAGGCAGGCCATCATACCGATGTGCTGCAGGCCTTGAGTATGGCCGGGGGACTCACGCCCTATGCCGCGGAGAACGACATCAAGATCATTCGTCGGCAGCAAGGCGGTGAGGAACTGGTGTTTCCCTTCCGCTATGGTGATGCCCGAAAGGGCAGAGAGTTACATCAGAACATCGTCTTGCAGCGCGGCGATGTGGTGATGGTGCCGTGA
- a CDS encoding porin family protein produces MLFTIGAGNGVSSAAEWSAAPSLSVKGVYNSNLLLSAGNNEVIGHWITPDLKFKGATETFEIEGETKADFIHYYGSNERELTNLYFPLRTSYRLDRHSFEFDGGFTRDNTLVGELQRTGLVLGFTQRSLWTAMPTWKVGITERLSWKTGYHFMDAQYQDGSRLGFANYQVHGVNAGPTYHLTELDEVSLTGEYNLVRIPSVGLESTYYGAQGSWTHDFGDGVVGSISGGGRLVGSTQDIPRIPGLLGFLLGRTRDRSVTSHEVVWVYRGSLRKQFERTAVQIDGSREINPSGFGRLLQTDRVGGSLSHNLSETINFSVSGALYFVSGINTTEGSRPLPRTTFFSVTPTLSWQFAQWWSASVSYTYGERAVDDLDQRYNSNSTFIMLTYGGDKWSVSR; encoded by the coding sequence GTGTTGTTCACGATAGGAGCCGGGAATGGAGTGAGCAGCGCCGCCGAATGGTCGGCGGCTCCATCGTTGAGCGTGAAGGGTGTCTACAACAGTAATTTGCTGTTGAGTGCCGGGAACAACGAAGTGATCGGTCATTGGATTACCCCGGATCTCAAGTTTAAAGGAGCGACGGAAACCTTCGAGATCGAAGGAGAAACTAAAGCCGATTTTATTCACTACTATGGGAGCAATGAGCGGGAGCTCACCAATCTGTACTTTCCCCTGAGGACTTCGTATCGCTTAGACCGGCACAGCTTCGAATTTGATGGCGGCTTTACGCGTGACAACACCTTGGTTGGGGAGCTGCAACGAACCGGGTTGGTCTTGGGCTTTACACAGCGAAGTCTGTGGACGGCCATGCCGACATGGAAGGTCGGAATCACTGAGCGGTTGTCCTGGAAGACCGGGTACCACTTCATGGATGCGCAGTATCAGGACGGCAGCCGACTTGGCTTTGCGAATTATCAAGTTCACGGAGTGAATGCCGGACCGACCTATCACCTAACTGAGTTGGATGAGGTCAGTCTCACGGGCGAATACAACCTGGTTCGAATTCCTTCGGTCGGACTTGAATCGACCTATTACGGCGCCCAGGGTAGCTGGACGCATGATTTTGGCGATGGAGTAGTCGGTTCAATTTCAGGGGGAGGACGGTTGGTAGGCTCGACGCAGGATATTCCGAGAATCCCGGGCCTGCTTGGGTTTCTATTGGGAAGGACTCGGGACCGCTCGGTGACCAGCCATGAGGTCGTGTGGGTGTACCGAGGGTCGTTGCGGAAACAATTCGAGAGGACAGCGGTTCAGATCGACGGAAGCCGAGAGATTAACCCCAGTGGGTTCGGCCGACTATTGCAGACCGACCGCGTGGGCGGATCGCTTTCTCACAACCTCAGCGAGACGATCAATTTCTCGGTTTCCGGAGCGCTCTATTTTGTCTCAGGGATCAACACGACGGAAGGCAGTCGGCCGTTGCCCCGTACGACGTTTTTCTCCGTTACGCCCACGCTCTCCTGGCAGTTCGCCCAATGGTGGTCGGCCTCGGTGTCTTACACCTACGGAGAACGAGCTGTGGATGATCTCGATCAACGGTACAATTCAAATTCGACTTTCATCATGTTGACGTACGGAGGCGATAAATGGTCAGTGTCGCGATGA